One Dictyoglomus turgidum DSM 6724 DNA window includes the following coding sequences:
- a CDS encoding endonuclease MutS2, producing MEKALKILEWEKIISEIEKEAETEGGKAKIRSLKPITDYSIIDRWHLLNEEAFKTIYSFGYPSFSGIRNIEIYIDKAEKGGIVYPDEFEEIVKTLEVWGKLRDYQEKVRKTAPNLWKNTLHNLHDLYIQIRKCVQDGAVIDSASPELKQIRQKKERLNQKVRETLENIIQKEWRGYLQDQIITIRHGRYVVPVRQEFRGKIQGIVHDQSTSGLTVYVEPQVIVELNNQIALLESEEKREIERILTRLTSVLLSYKEEILENLRTSFELDFVYAKVKWAEKYKAITPILEKDKPIVILREARHPFLGDKAVPITLEVGRYFHTLVITGPNTGGKTVTLKTIGLFVLLNQAGIPVPAKEGTTLGIFNQVFADIGDEQSIEQNLSTFSSHMTNIISFIDYLERTGDKKVLVLIDELGAGTDPQEGAALAVALLEYFHEKGTINVIATHYPQLKVIASKYPGMENASMEFDEISLRPLYKVAMGIPGKSNAILISKRLGLPRKILDRAVSLLSENEIKLEEVIGELQKDRRKYQEEIDKINKVKKELQEEKKRILEEREILEKEKEKLKTKYKEELFKDISKIENRLKEIIRRLQEESLSMKDAQSLQEEVKKLKKELVLEEREEPKALSYVPQVGDRVVLRSTKKEGYVIEVDADEKIALVQVGLLKIKVPWTELAPSLKEESQLFSYVKVEKINQESIPREINIRMMTVDEGLEEVKKYLEKAFLAGLKRVRIVHGKGTGKLRNAVHDYLSKVPYVKEYYLAPPNEGGEGATVVILDSSI from the coding sequence ATGGAAAAGGCGTTAAAGATCCTTGAATGGGAAAAGATAATAAGCGAGATAGAGAAAGAAGCTGAGACAGAAGGTGGAAAGGCAAAAATCCGTTCTTTAAAACCTATAACTGATTATTCAATTATAGATAGATGGCACTTATTAAATGAAGAAGCTTTTAAGACTATTTATTCTTTTGGATATCCATCCTTTTCTGGAATTAGGAATATTGAAATATATATTGATAAGGCAGAAAAAGGCGGTATTGTTTATCCTGATGAATTTGAGGAGATAGTAAAAACTTTGGAAGTATGGGGGAAATTAAGAGATTATCAGGAAAAAGTCAGGAAAACAGCTCCCAATTTATGGAAAAATACTCTACATAACCTTCATGATCTCTATATCCAAATAAGAAAATGTGTTCAGGATGGGGCAGTGATAGATTCTGCCTCTCCAGAGCTTAAACAGATAAGACAGAAGAAGGAAAGACTTAATCAAAAGGTAAGGGAAACATTGGAAAATATAATCCAAAAGGAATGGAGAGGCTATTTACAAGACCAAATAATAACCATAAGACATGGGAGATATGTAGTTCCTGTAAGACAAGAATTTAGAGGAAAAATTCAAGGAATTGTACATGATCAGTCTACATCAGGACTTACAGTTTATGTAGAACCTCAAGTTATTGTAGAATTGAATAACCAGATAGCTCTTCTTGAAAGTGAAGAAAAAAGGGAGATAGAGAGAATATTAACTAGGCTTACTTCTGTATTGTTAAGTTATAAAGAGGAGATATTAGAAAACCTGAGAACCTCCTTTGAACTTGATTTTGTCTATGCAAAAGTGAAATGGGCAGAAAAGTATAAGGCTATTACTCCTATCCTTGAGAAAGATAAGCCTATTGTTATCTTAAGAGAGGCAAGACATCCTTTTCTTGGAGATAAAGCAGTTCCTATAACTCTTGAGGTAGGCCGCTATTTCCATACTCTTGTGATCACAGGACCGAATACTGGGGGAAAGACTGTAACCTTGAAAACTATTGGTCTTTTTGTATTGTTAAATCAAGCTGGGATTCCTGTTCCTGCGAAAGAGGGAACTACTCTTGGTATTTTTAATCAGGTATTTGCCGATATAGGGGATGAGCAAAGCATTGAGCAAAATTTAAGTACTTTTTCTTCTCATATGACTAATATAATTTCTTTTATAGATTATTTAGAAAGGACTGGGGATAAAAAAGTACTTGTTCTTATAGATGAATTGGGAGCGGGAACTGATCCTCAAGAAGGTGCTGCTCTTGCTGTGGCTCTTCTGGAATATTTTCATGAGAAAGGAACTATAAATGTCATTGCTACTCATTATCCTCAGCTCAAAGTGATTGCCTCCAAATATCCAGGTATGGAAAATGCCTCTATGGAGTTTGACGAGATCTCTTTAAGACCTCTTTACAAAGTAGCTATGGGAATTCCAGGGAAAAGTAATGCTATATTGATCTCAAAAAGATTGGGTCTTCCCCGAAAGATTCTTGATAGGGCTGTTAGTTTGCTTTCTGAAAACGAGATAAAACTAGAAGAGGTAATAGGAGAACTTCAAAAAGACAGGAGGAAGTATCAAGAAGAGATTGATAAGATTAATAAAGTGAAAAAAGAGTTGCAGGAAGAGAAGAAAAGGATTTTAGAGGAAAGGGAAATTTTAGAGAAAGAAAAGGAAAAATTGAAGACTAAATATAAAGAAGAGCTATTTAAGGATATCTCTAAAATAGAAAATAGGTTAAAAGAGATTATAAGGAGATTACAAGAAGAAAGTTTAAGCATGAAGGACGCACAAAGTTTACAAGAAGAAGTTAAAAAGCTTAAAAAAGAACTTGTTTTAGAAGAAAGAGAAGAACCTAAAGCTTTGAGTTATGTTCCTCAAGTAGGTGATAGGGTAGTATTAAGATCTACAAAAAAGGAAGGATATGTGATCGAGGTAGATGCTGATGAAAAAATTGCTTTAGTACAAGTGGGACTTTTAAAGATAAAAGTTCCATGGACAGAGCTTGCTCCCTCTTTGAAAGAAGAGAGCCAATTGTTTTCCTATGTAAAAGTGGAGAAAATAAATCAAGAGAGCATACCAAGGGAGATAAATATAAGAATGATGACCGTGGATGAAGGATTAGAAGAAGTTAAAAAATATCTTGAGAAGGCTTTTCTTGCAGGGTTAAAAAGGGTGAGAATAGTTCATGGAAAGGGTACTGGGAAATTGAGAAATGCAGTTCATGATTATCTTTCTAAGGTGCCTTATGTGAAAGAGTACTATCTTGCTCCTCCTAACGAAGGAGGGGAGGGTGCAACGGTAGTAATTTTGGATAGCTCAATTTAG
- the pheT gene encoding phenylalanine--tRNA ligase subunit beta, which yields MLISYRWLMDYFKEEIPVKEVINALRNLGLYATIQKRIGENWEKIIVGEIKSIERHPKSENLLVCEVDTGEKNLKVITGAKNVFVGAKVPVALPGIEILGEVIGVREFEGVKSEGMLCSEYELEFSEDKEGIMILPEDFKVGTTFDSHFGKGDFLVEVEVPSNRGDCLSYLGIARELSGYFNIPLNFEFKKVQEKNDIKIEDFAACEVLDFDLCPRFTLRFIKDVKIAPSPLWLKWRIERVGLRSINNVVDITNFVMLETGQPLHAYDFDLLKGGKLIVRRAENGEKIVLINGEERILDRDVLVIADAERAVAIGGIMGGKDTEINDNTKDVLLEAAYFLPVNIRRSARKLGLRTDASLRFERGVDIHRTSDILDYAAEMIRLIAGGNIAKDKIDINRGLPSLTKVFLRPERVNKVLGTTLKEDEIINILSKIGFNIKSQNPLFEVEIPSYRQDIKEEIDLIEEVARFYGYNNIPSIPLQKGHIVDPPLMEEIIERKIREILPNFGLYETINYSFMSIKDLEKVGILSTEPFNSFLQISNPLSEENSILRTSLLPSLLNVAQININRQQRDVFIYEIGKVFYKKDNSYFEEKHLGILMTGESYKDPWNIPYEIRKADFYDLKGIIEAIFEKIWGREPIFKKSEYSFMHPSKQGYIVFKDEIVGFMGEVNPWITQNLDIRERVYFAEINLDKLNFEKPRPQYKSLPIYPGIRRDLALLIPEEMPVESVEKEILKISGDLLKMIRIFDLYQGEKVEKGYKSVTFSLFFLADDHTLEDKEVDEIINKILIDLSIKGVYLRQK from the coding sequence ATGTTAATCTCATATAGATGGTTAATGGATTATTTTAAAGAAGAGATTCCAGTCAAAGAAGTTATAAATGCTTTAAGAAATCTTGGACTTTATGCTACTATTCAGAAGAGAATAGGAGAAAATTGGGAAAAGATTATAGTTGGAGAGATAAAGTCTATAGAGAGACATCCTAAGTCTGAAAACCTATTAGTTTGCGAGGTAGATACAGGTGAAAAAAATCTCAAGGTCATAACGGGGGCTAAAAATGTTTTCGTAGGAGCAAAGGTACCTGTAGCTTTACCAGGGATAGAAATACTAGGAGAGGTCATAGGGGTAAGAGAATTTGAAGGAGTAAAATCTGAAGGAATGTTATGTTCGGAATACGAATTAGAATTTTCTGAAGATAAAGAAGGGATTATGATTCTTCCAGAAGATTTTAAAGTGGGCACTACCTTTGATAGCCATTTTGGAAAAGGCGATTTTCTCGTAGAAGTTGAAGTTCCATCTAATAGAGGAGATTGTCTAAGTTATTTAGGTATAGCTAGGGAACTTTCAGGATATTTTAATATACCTTTGAATTTTGAGTTTAAAAAAGTACAAGAGAAAAATGATATTAAAATAGAGGATTTTGCAGCTTGCGAAGTACTTGATTTTGATTTATGCCCAAGATTTACTTTAAGGTTTATAAAAGATGTAAAAATTGCTCCATCTCCCTTGTGGCTAAAGTGGAGAATAGAAAGAGTTGGTTTAAGGTCTATAAATAATGTGGTTGATATTACTAACTTTGTAATGCTTGAGACAGGACAGCCCCTTCATGCTTATGATTTTGATCTTTTAAAAGGAGGAAAGTTGATCGTTAGGAGAGCGGAAAATGGAGAGAAGATAGTTTTAATAAATGGAGAAGAAAGGATATTAGATCGTGATGTCCTTGTGATAGCGGACGCAGAGAGAGCAGTAGCTATAGGTGGAATCATGGGAGGAAAGGATACGGAAATAAATGATAATACTAAGGATGTTCTTCTTGAGGCGGCCTATTTCTTGCCTGTAAATATTAGAAGAAGTGCAAGAAAACTTGGTCTTCGCACTGATGCATCATTAAGATTTGAAAGAGGAGTGGATATCCACAGAACATCTGATATTCTTGACTATGCTGCAGAGATGATAAGACTTATTGCAGGAGGAAATATTGCCAAAGATAAAATTGATATTAATAGAGGATTGCCAAGCCTGACTAAGGTATTTTTACGCCCAGAAAGAGTCAATAAGGTTCTTGGGACTACTTTAAAAGAGGATGAGATTATAAATATTCTCTCAAAGATTGGATTTAACATAAAATCCCAAAATCCCCTTTTTGAAGTTGAAATTCCATCTTACAGACAAGATATAAAAGAAGAAATAGATCTTATTGAAGAGGTTGCAAGATTTTATGGATACAATAACATACCATCAATTCCTTTACAAAAAGGACATATTGTAGATCCCCCATTAATGGAAGAGATAATAGAAAGGAAAATAAGGGAAATATTACCAAACTTTGGGTTATATGAAACTATAAATTATAGTTTCATGTCAATTAAAGATTTAGAAAAGGTTGGTATTTTAAGCACAGAGCCATTTAATTCTTTCCTTCAAATTTCTAATCCTTTGAGTGAAGAAAACAGTATATTGAGAACTTCTCTTTTGCCTTCTTTGTTGAATGTTGCTCAAATTAATATCAATAGACAGCAGAGGGATGTTTTTATTTATGAGATTGGTAAAGTCTTTTATAAGAAGGATAATAGCTATTTTGAGGAAAAACACTTAGGAATACTTATGACAGGCGAGTCTTACAAAGATCCCTGGAATATTCCTTATGAGATAAGAAAGGCAGACTTTTATGACCTTAAGGGAATAATCGAGGCCATATTTGAAAAAATATGGGGAAGGGAACCAATTTTCAAAAAAAGTGAGTATAGTTTTATGCACCCTTCTAAACAGGGTTATATTGTGTTTAAAGATGAGATTGTGGGATTTATGGGGGAAGTCAATCCGTGGATAACCCAGAATTTGGACATAAGGGAAAGAGTATATTTTGCAGAAATCAATTTAGATAAGTTGAATTTTGAGAAGCCAAGACCTCAATATAAATCTCTTCCTATATATCCTGGAATTAGGAGGGATCTTGCTTTACTTATTCCTGAAGAAATGCCTGTAGAAAGTGTAGAGAAAGAGATTTTAAAAATCTCAGGAGATCTATTAAAAATGATAAGGATTTTTGACCTCTATCAAGGTGAGAAGGTTGAGAAAGGATATAAGAGTGTAACTTTTTCTCTTTTCTTCCTTGCTGATGATCATACTCTTGAAGATAAAGAGGTAGACGAGATAATAAATAAAATACTAATTGATTTATCTATAAAAGGAGTTTATTTAAGGCAGAAGTAA
- the pheS gene encoding phenylalanine--tRNA ligase subunit alpha has product MNEEYIEKFKEAKEKILRAQNLTELEEVKRVYLGKQGFLTQILRSIGKMPQEERAKWGRLANEWKEELESLYENKEKELKYLTLQKKLEEEKIDITLPGRRKILGRIHPINQVIEEIVMVFKEMGFQVVYGPELETDYYNFTALNIPMDHPVRESHDSFYIDKEHLLRTQTSPVQIRVMENKKPPLRVVAPGKCYRRDIPDATHSPMFHQIEGLVVDTDVTFAELKGVLTIFAHRLFGKDRKVYFIPSYFPFTEPSAEMYVECGVCKGAGCKACGYSGVLEILGCGMVHPQVFRIVGIDPEKYTGFAFGMGPDRIAMQIYGIDDIRLFYENDVRFLKQF; this is encoded by the coding sequence ATGAATGAAGAGTATATTGAAAAGTTTAAGGAAGCAAAAGAAAAGATTCTTAGGGCTCAGAATTTGACTGAACTGGAAGAGGTTAAGAGAGTTTATTTAGGAAAGCAAGGATTTCTTACTCAGATTTTAAGATCCATAGGTAAAATGCCCCAAGAAGAGAGAGCTAAATGGGGAAGGCTTGCTAATGAATGGAAGGAAGAACTTGAGAGTCTATATGAGAATAAAGAGAAGGAATTAAAATATTTAACTTTGCAAAAGAAACTTGAAGAGGAAAAAATTGATATAACTTTACCAGGGAGGAGAAAAATTCTTGGAAGGATTCATCCTATAAATCAAGTTATAGAAGAAATAGTTATGGTATTCAAAGAAATGGGGTTTCAGGTAGTATATGGTCCGGAACTTGAGACAGATTACTATAATTTTACCGCGTTAAATATTCCTATGGATCATCCTGTAAGAGAATCTCATGATTCTTTTTATATAGATAAAGAGCATCTTTTAAGAACTCAAACCTCACCTGTGCAAATAAGGGTTATGGAGAATAAGAAACCACCTCTTAGAGTTGTAGCTCCGGGAAAGTGTTATAGAAGGGACATTCCTGATGCAACTCATAGTCCCATGTTTCATCAGATTGAGGGACTTGTAGTAGATACTGATGTAACCTTTGCAGAATTAAAAGGAGTACTTACTATTTTTGCTCATAGATTGTTTGGCAAAGATAGGAAAGTTTACTTTATTCCGAGCTATTTTCCCTTTACAGAACCAAGCGCAGAGATGTATGTGGAATGTGGTGTATGTAAAGGTGCAGGGTGTAAGGCTTGCGGATACTCAGGAGTTTTAGAAATTCTTGGATGTGGCATGGTTCATCCTCAAGTATTTAGAATTGTAGGGATTGATCCAGAAAAATACACTGGTTTTGCTTTTGGAATGGGGCCTGATAGAATAGCTATGCAAATTTATGGGATTGATGATATAAGACTTTTCTATGAAAACGATGTAAGATTTTTAAAACAATTTTAA
- a CDS encoding TrmH family RNA methyltransferase, with protein MKFISSPSNEVIKEVIKLHDKNKRKKLKKCIVEGWRLIQDAKENGIFIEKLIISKSLWNKRRDEILKSFSSYDLYIVEDNLMEKISLMETPPGIMGVFPLFLFPKWELLEEKNNKIVLFSDDIQDPGNLGTIIRIADGVGVDAVILSENTVDPYNYKVIRGSTGSIFRVPIWVSDKKTFIEFFKGWKVIIADPKGSKVYFQENLRESFVLILGNEAWGTRKEKYIDLDPILLKIPLREGVDSLNVSIAASVFLFEAQRQRYFEGGIKDE; from the coding sequence ATGAAGTTTATCTCCAGTCCTTCAAACGAAGTTATAAAGGAAGTAATAAAGCTCCATGATAAGAATAAGAGAAAAAAACTTAAAAAGTGTATAGTAGAAGGCTGGAGATTAATACAGGACGCAAAAGAAAATGGGATTTTTATTGAGAAGCTAATAATTTCAAAGAGTTTATGGAATAAGAGAAGAGACGAGATTTTAAAAAGTTTTTCTTCTTATGATTTATATATTGTAGAAGATAATTTAATGGAAAAAATATCCCTTATGGAAACACCCCCAGGTATTATGGGGGTGTTTCCATTATTTCTATTTCCTAAATGGGAACTTTTAGAGGAAAAGAATAATAAAATAGTACTTTTTTCTGATGATATACAAGATCCTGGAAATTTGGGAACTATTATCAGAATAGCTGATGGGGTAGGAGTAGATGCTGTTATTCTTAGTGAGAATACGGTAGATCCTTACAACTATAAAGTTATAAGGGGTTCAACGGGATCTATTTTTAGAGTTCCCATATGGGTTTCTGACAAGAAGACCTTTATAGAGTTTTTTAAAGGATGGAAGGTAATCATAGCAGATCCTAAGGGTAGTAAGGTATATTTTCAAGAAAACTTAAGGGAAAGTTTCGTTCTTATTCTTGGTAATGAAGCATGGGGAACTAGGAAAGAAAAATATATAGATTTAGATCCTATATTATTAAAAATTCCCTTAAGGGAAGGTGTAGATTCATTGAATGTTTCTATAGCAGCTTCAGTTTTTCTTTTTGAGGCTCAAAGACAAAGATATTTCGAAGGGGGAATAAAAGATGAATGA
- the rplT gene encoding 50S ribosomal protein L20 translates to MRVKGGTITRKRHKKILKLAKGYRGRRSRIFKIANQSVIKALYDAYIDRRRKKREFRRLWIVRINAALRNYGLSYSKFMGLLRKANIKLNRKVLADLCVNEPKAFEALVNKVK, encoded by the coding sequence ATGAGAGTAAAAGGTGGAACAATAACAAGAAAAAGGCATAAGAAGATACTGAAATTAGCAAAAGGTTACAGGGGTAGAAGAAGTAGAATTTTTAAGATTGCAAATCAATCAGTAATTAAAGCTCTATATGATGCTTATATTGATAGAAGAAGAAAAAAGAGAGAATTTAGAAGACTTTGGATTGTAAGAATAAATGCGGCTTTAAGAAATTATGGCTTATCTTACAGTAAATTCATGGGCTTGCTCAGAAAAGCAAATATAAAGCTTAATAGGAAAGTTCTTGCAGACTTGTGTGTAAATGAACCAAAGGCTTTTGAGGCATTGGTGAACAAAGTAAAATGA
- the rpmI gene encoding 50S ribosomal protein L35, which produces MSKLKTRSSAAKRFKVTATGKILHKKAGKRHNLSKKSESRKRRLDIPGEIKSVDRWKVERMLPYNL; this is translated from the coding sequence ATGAGTAAGCTTAAAACGAGATCTTCTGCGGCAAAAAGATTTAAAGTCACTGCTACTGGTAAAATTCTGCACAAAAAAGCTGGTAAAAGGCATAATTTAAGTAAAAAATCAGAATCCAGGAAGAGAAGACTTGATATTCCTGGGGAAATAAAAAGTGTGGATCGCTGGAAAGTTGAAAGGATGCTTCCATACAATTTATAA
- the infC gene encoding translation initiation factor IF-3: MDKDYRVNEKIRAREIRVVDEDGKQLGIMPVSEALKLARERNLDLVEVAPNANPPVCKIMDFGKFKYELARKEKEAKKNQKIASEVKEIKIRPNIEEHDYQVKLRKIREFLEKGYKVRLIILFKGRQLIYNEWGDKLLERILQDISDLGTAEKKGQQVGMSLVTMLIPGKKTSTKKAVLEEVKDE, translated from the coding sequence ATAGATAAAGATTACAGGGTTAATGAGAAAATAAGAGCAAGGGAGATTAGGGTGGTTGATGAAGATGGAAAGCAATTAGGTATAATGCCAGTTAGTGAAGCTTTAAAACTTGCACGAGAAAGAAATCTCGATTTAGTAGAGGTAGCTCCTAATGCTAATCCTCCCGTATGTAAAATAATGGACTTTGGTAAGTTTAAGTATGAGCTTGCAAGAAAGGAAAAAGAAGCAAAGAAAAACCAAAAGATAGCCTCAGAAGTTAAAGAAATAAAAATAAGACCTAACATTGAAGAGCATGATTATCAAGTTAAGCTTAGGAAGATAAGAGAATTTCTTGAAAAAGGATATAAGGTACGTTTAATAATACTTTTCAAAGGAAGACAATTGATTTATAACGAGTGGGGTGATAAACTTTTAGAAAGAATTTTACAAGACATATCTGACTTGGGTACAGCCGAGAAAAAGGGGCAACAGGTGGGTATGTCTTTGGTTACTATGTTGATTCCAGGAAAGAAAACTTCTACAAAAAAAGCTGTATTAGAGGAGGTAAAAGATGAGTAA
- a CDS encoding sigma-70 family RNA polymerase sigma factor, with the protein MPKKKIQKVTPEEVLAEFPYPEESIEEVEEFLESHELVDNEDLYVDVKEDKLPESVEEEVEIPEEIELDDPVKMYLKEIGKIPLLTPEEEIELAKRVEQGDEDAKKRLIEANLRLVVSVAKRYIGRGLSFLDLIQEGNLGLIKAVEKFDWRKGYKFSTYATWWIRQAITRAIADQARTIRIPVHMVETMNKIHKITRLLTQSLGRKPTEEDIAKFLVIQQKLQEFEVYQESGEKISDDEIVEISMLSLDEIAKKLVELHLKTKGKKELTKEKINEEAKELRHVLEEEIKQQTEKVREISMMGQEPLSLEMPVGEDEDNRLADFVENKDLSPADIAVQKSLKKDIEELLNELSEREREILKLRFGLEDNQPRTLEEVGKLFNVTRERIRQIEAKALRRLRHPSRSKKIKDYLED; encoded by the coding sequence ATGCCTAAAAAGAAAATTCAAAAGGTGACTCCTGAGGAAGTCCTTGCGGAGTTTCCATATCCTGAGGAAAGTATAGAAGAAGTTGAAGAATTTCTTGAAAGTCATGAGTTAGTAGATAATGAGGATCTTTATGTAGATGTTAAAGAAGATAAGCTTCCTGAAAGTGTGGAAGAGGAAGTTGAAATTCCTGAGGAAATTGAATTAGATGATCCTGTTAAAATGTATCTGAAAGAGATAGGAAAGATTCCTTTATTAACTCCTGAAGAAGAGATAGAACTTGCTAAGAGAGTGGAACAGGGAGATGAAGATGCGAAGAAAAGACTTATAGAGGCAAACTTAAGACTCGTAGTAAGTGTGGCTAAGAGATATATTGGAAGAGGGCTTTCTTTTCTGGATTTAATCCAAGAAGGAAATCTTGGTCTTATAAAGGCTGTAGAGAAATTTGATTGGAGAAAAGGATATAAGTTTTCTACCTATGCTACTTGGTGGATAAGACAGGCAATAACAAGAGCTATTGCTGATCAGGCGAGAACTATTCGTATTCCTGTTCATATGGTAGAAACTATGAACAAGATCCATAAGATTACAAGACTCCTTACCCAGAGCTTAGGTAGGAAACCTACAGAGGAGGACATAGCAAAATTCCTTGTCATACAGCAGAAGTTACAGGAATTTGAAGTATACCAGGAATCGGGTGAAAAGATTTCCGATGATGAGATTGTAGAAATTAGCATGTTGTCCTTGGATGAAATAGCTAAAAAACTTGTAGAATTGCACCTTAAGACAAAAGGAAAAAAGGAACTAACCAAAGAGAAGATAAATGAAGAAGCTAAAGAATTAAGACATGTACTTGAGGAGGAGATAAAACAGCAAACTGAAAAGGTAAGAGAAATTAGTATGATGGGACAGGAGCCTCTTTCTCTTGAAATGCCTGTAGGAGAAGATGAGGATAATAGGTTAGCTGATTTTGTAGAAAATAAAGATTTGAGTCCTGCAGATATTGCTGTACAGAAGTCTTTGAAAAAAGATATAGAAGAATTATTAAACGAACTTTCTGAACGAGAAAGAGAAATCTTAAAATTAAGATTTGGTTTAGAGGATAATCAACCAAGAACCTTAGAGGAGGTTGGTAAGTTATTTAATGTGACCAGGGAGAGAATAAGACAAATTGAGGCAAAAGCCTTAAGAAGGCTGAGACATCCAAGTAGGAGCAAGAAAATAAAAGATTATTTAGAAGATTAA
- the dnaG gene encoding DNA primase — MSLAWEDFVEEVKQRVNIVDVISRYVNLKKTGKNYVGLCPFHQEKTPSFYVSPDKGLYHCFGCGAAGDVFSFLINYRNLTFREALEELAREVGLELPKKDERISAEANIFLEINKAVATFYHIYLNSKYGAEGRLYLKKRGVSSEIQEKFLLGYAPLNPTLLLKYLEKKGFSKDDILKAKVLYFIKDEWKDPFAGRVVFPIMNPRGKVIGFGGRTLTGEEPKYLNSPESDLFSKGKNLYALYQAKESIKKEGEAILVEGYMDAISLHQAGITNAVASLGTAFTSHQAKLLKSYTNKVILGYDQDSAGYQAGKRALSLLELEGLEVYWLSLPHDVKDPDEFVQKYSKEEFLRFVKESKTSLDFLIENTLNLPMNFKEKLEEIIEILTSSILRSKNILVQQEKIKQYLPVISRKLGVPEEGLQREIQKRIFSDRSYRNDVKIEITRYFGVSKTEEVLLGLILLKTNNSQIRNMSPEDFSFPLYQEVLKKWRIWEGTLEEFLNLWDEDKRVLIDRAISSGEEFINQEEVIPFLWDHFQKLRIKKEINKLIEELSKVEDPAKEKELMEEIYFLRSLLEVKD; from the coding sequence ATGAGTCTTGCATGGGAAGATTTTGTGGAAGAGGTAAAACAAAGAGTTAACATAGTTGATGTCATATCAAGGTACGTAAATTTAAAAAAGACAGGAAAAAATTACGTAGGGTTGTGTCCTTTTCATCAAGAAAAAACTCCGTCTTTTTACGTTAGTCCTGATAAAGGGCTTTATCATTGCTTTGGATGTGGAGCAGCAGGAGATGTTTTTTCCTTTCTCATTAATTATAGAAATCTTACCTTTCGAGAAGCTTTGGAGGAACTTGCTCGAGAAGTTGGTTTGGAACTCCCAAAAAAAGATGAAAGGATTTCGGCTGAGGCTAATATTTTTTTAGAGATAAACAAGGCAGTAGCTACTTTCTATCACATATACCTTAATAGTAAATATGGGGCAGAGGGTAGGTTGTATTTAAAAAAAAGAGGTGTGTCATCAGAAATCCAAGAGAAATTTTTATTAGGCTATGCTCCTTTAAATCCAACCCTACTGTTAAAATATCTTGAGAAGAAGGGATTTTCAAAAGATGATATTCTTAAAGCAAAGGTACTTTATTTTATAAAAGATGAATGGAAGGATCCTTTTGCTGGGAGAGTTGTTTTTCCAATAATGAATCCAAGGGGAAAAGTTATAGGGTTTGGAGGTAGAACCCTAACAGGCGAGGAGCCAAAATATTTAAATTCTCCTGAAAGCGATCTCTTCAGTAAAGGAAAAAATCTGTATGCTTTATATCAGGCAAAGGAAAGCATTAAAAAGGAAGGAGAAGCTATTTTAGTAGAAGGATATATGGATGCTATTTCTCTCCACCAGGCAGGAATTACTAATGCAGTTGCCTCCTTGGGTACTGCATTTACTTCCCATCAAGCAAAACTGTTAAAGAGTTATACTAACAAAGTAATATTAGGATATGACCAAGATTCTGCAGGTTACCAAGCGGGAAAAAGAGCTTTATCTCTTCTTGAATTAGAGGGGCTTGAGGTTTATTGGCTTTCTTTGCCTCATGATGTAAAAGACCCAGATGAATTTGTTCAGAAGTATTCAAAAGAAGAATTTTTGAGGTTCGTTAAAGAAAGTAAAACATCCTTAGATTTTTTAATTGAAAATACCTTAAATCTTCCCATGAACTTTAAAGAAAAATTAGAAGAAATTATAGAAATATTGACATCTTCAATTCTTCGTAGTAAAAATATACTAGTCCAGCAGGAAAAAATAAAGCAATATCTCCCAGTAATAAGTAGGAAACTGGGAGTTCCCGAAGAGGGTCTTCAAAGAGAAATTCAAAAGCGGATTTTCTCTGATAGGAGTTATAGGAATGATGTTAAAATTGAGATAACACGTTATTTTGGAGTCTCAAAAACGGAGGAAGTACTTTTAGGTTTGATTCTTTTAAAGACAAATAATTCGCAGATTAGAAATATGAGTCCTGAAGACTTTTCCTTCCCATTGTATCAAGAAGTATTAAAAAAATGGAGAATTTGGGAAGGAACCTTAGAGGAATTTTTGAATTTATGGGATGAGGATAAAAGAGTACTTATAGATAGGGCGATATCGTCGGGAGAAGAGTTTATTAATCAAGAGGAAGTTATTCCCTTTTTATGGGATCATTTTCAAAAATTGAGGATAAAGAAGGAGATTAATAAACTAATTGAAGAACTATCTAAAGTAGAAGACCCTGCAAAAGAGAAGGAATTGATGGAAGAAATTTATTTCTTAAGAAGTCTTTTAGAAGTGAAGGATTAA